A single window of Gambusia affinis linkage group LG18, SWU_Gaff_1.0, whole genome shotgun sequence DNA harbors:
- the LOC122821083 gene encoding ladderlectin-like, which produces MKLLAVFLLVFSMKVVMIANQEVSCPFGWTLINSRCFQYVADEMTWARAERNCLSMGANLASIPNMNEYRQIQTLIFTASHESNVAWVGGSNAQEENIWLWSDGNRFSYTNWCPGEPNNDEGMQRCLHINNSDAKCWDDYWCGGRKPSVCAKKA; this is translated from the exons ATGAAGTTGTTGGctgttttccttcttgttttctccATGAAGGTTGTGATGATTGCTAACC AAGAAGTTTCTTGTCCTTTTGGCTGGACTCTGATCAACAGTCGCTGTTTTCAATATGTTGCCGATGAGATGACTTGGGCTCGAGCCGAG AGAAACTGTCTGTCCATGGGGGCAAACCTTGCATCAATTCCCAACATGAACGAGTACCGTCAGATTCAGACTTTGATATTTACAGCAAGTCATGAGTCCAATGTGGCATGGGTTGGAGGCTCTAATGCACAGGAG GAGAATATTTGGTTGTGGAGTGATGGAAATCGTTTTAGCTACACAAACTGGTGTCCAGGAGAGCCTAATAACGATGAAGGCATGCAGCGCTGCTTACACATAAACAATTCAG ATGCAAAGTGCTGGGATGACTACTGGTGTGGTGGCCGTAAGCCTTCAGTCTGCGCCAAGAAAGCCTGA